The following nucleotide sequence is from Dromaius novaehollandiae isolate bDroNov1 chromosome Z, bDroNov1.hap1, whole genome shotgun sequence.
TTAAATGCTTGTTTTAGTGATCAATAAATAGCTATTCTGCTGTGCTAAGGCATAGACTAATTGCCAAAAAATTGTAGCTCTCAATTAATAATGCATTTACTAAAGCCTGAAACGAGGCTAAAGAACCACGGGAGTGAAGCACTGTCACTTGCTTTACAGCACACGGTGTCATGCAAAAACCTACAGCATGCCAGTAGGACCACAGCACCACTGATGCACTGCTTTTGTTGGCCAGAAGAAGCCTTCTGCTTTCTCAGATTTCAGAGCCATCTAGAAGATCTGCAGTTTCCATTAGTTTTCATGAGTATTGGTGCCCAAAGCTTAGGttctttggaggaggaaaaaaaaaaggtctgcaaGTTTCCTCAAATCTAGACTCTCATCCACAAAGAAACGACAGCCACTGTGAAGTTAAATGCCTCCAAAATAACTTCAGAACTTGCTATGAGCTTGAGGAAACTGTGTTACGCTCCTGTCTCAGAGCTATatggaaatgaattattttagtAATCTGAGATGATCCTCAAGACTGCTTTTGGCATCCACAGAGCAATCCTTTCATGCTCCCTCACAAGGAGGAGGTCTAGTATCAGATTCAGACCAGCattattcttttgcttttcaaggctatttttaaaaaagatctggGGCAAGAAAAAGAACAATCCTTTTACTGCAGATCAACTGCTAGCACTATTTTCTTAGCTGAAAGCAGCACAGCACAACTGTGACAGCTTTTCATCTATTATTGCTTCTATTCCTTGGAAAGGCTGCAGTTCTCATCACTTCCAGCAGTTAAAAAAGTGAACCCAAAAACACATCTAGAAGAGCTCCTTTGCATCATCCATTTCCTGCACTTAAACTCAAAACCTAGAAGCTTTGAACCTTAGAAGTTGTTATCTCAGTTGACCAAGACAGAATGCAAGACTGTGCAAAGGAGTCTTACCACTCTTAACTCAAAGGTGTGCAACCATGAACAACCACCAGCTTGCCAagagctggggaggaagaagggaagactaaaaaaaccccatgccTGTACTGGTCTAAAAATAGCAAATTTGAGGGGATGAAAAAACCTGCAAAGGAATAGTCTGCAGATCACAACTCTCAGTACAAAGACTGATCAGTTTACCACTTAAATGAAGAGGCACTGTGGCACCTAATCTGTCCTGCCTACACACTCATtaacaaaactaaaaacaaagcCACAAGACATTTTAGAAGCAACATTTGCCTCCACACATCCCCCCAGCCAATCCAATTCTAACCAGTCGCGTGTTTACCGATGTCGCTGTGCTTTGAGATGATGATTCTTCTTCTGTACAAACTGTTGACACAGCCAGGGAAGGCAGCCTGGATGAAGAGGATAATGCTGATGTCTCCATGCCACTGTCCTCATTTAGAGCAGAAAGACCAACCATATGATGTCCATTCAGTTCACTAGCTTTACTCTGAGCACAGGTCTGCAAAGAGCTCAGAAAAGTGCCGTTGCGGAGACAGGTAGTGCTGTGGAAAGTGCTCGTGAGCTTTGATGATTTTTGATCACTCTCATCGGAGTCAAGTTTAGGAAAGGATAAGGATTTGATATTGCTCACTGAAGTGATAGGGGACAGGGACACTTTGGAAGACAAAGACATCTTTTCACAGTTTCCCAACTGCGGTAAAGTGATAAAGCCATTGGGTTTGTGAAGGGGCTTGAAGTCCAGCGTGGCCCTTTCTATGGATGCCAGAACTTCTTGATCTTGTAACACAGACTCGGGCCCTCCTTTGGGCAAACTACTATCTAACAGCTGGGCAACAATTGGCCCAGTAGTACCAACGTGAATTTCAAGAATGTTTTTTAATTCCTCCTTATCATCGATAGTTTTTAATTCCAGTTTGTCGAAAGGGTCTTCTTCACATTCAAAATCAGCTGGGTTGAAGTCTGCTTTTGGACAAGGTGGACTAAGAACCTTTTGCTTCACTGCACTGCTGTTGGCTGGTGTGGGAGTAAGAATATTGTTGTGCTGCAGACTAGCAAGGATAGGGTTAATAGGAGGAGGCATGGCCTCAGGACAAGGTCCCTCTGAGAACCCCATTTTATTGCTGTCCTCTGAAGCTTCTTTTGAGCTTGCTATCACTTCTTTTGCCTTTCGTTCCGCTTCTCTCTGGGCAGCTTGAATTTTTTTGATATCTTCAGCCCATgcaattgttttattttccagtgaGAAGTCAtactgacaaaggaaaaaaaaaaaaaagaagataaattttAAGGATCATAGCCACTATTTCCAACAGCAACATATATAACAAGGAATAACAGCTATATGAGTTACCGGTTGTTAGTCTGGACAGGCAtctttccccctgccctgccccagcatcTCTTTTAACCTACGGACTAGCAGAACTAGCAGACATCAGAATTGCTTCATTTTGTCTCTAGCAGACAAACCTAGGTATAACTCAGAGCAGTATGCCATGTTTTGCCTCCTTCCTACATCTAGTTTTGCTTTAAAGCTACCGATTGTCACAAAAACAGCTTCAAAACATCCACTTCCACAGACAACAGATGCAGTGAGTGGAAATCAAGCGTATTACTAGATAGACAGTCTAACCCTGATCTTTGGCACCACTGAACTACCCACTGTCCACAGGTTCCACGAGTCATTCAAGCATACAGCGGAGTAATTTTTACATCCAAAAACCAGCATGGAATTACTCAATTCCCATTCAAAGACACCTAAAGGACTTCACATTACCGTTTTACACCCATTGGTTGAAGATGTATCAGCATTCTTATGCCAATACCAATCACTAATATGATGACTACCTGCAGTAGCTGATTTTGCCACTGTTACTAGCATCGGCGTCCCACaagcttttctcatttttaacaCCAGCTCCTTCAAGGTCAGATTAGCACAGAAAGAAATTTATATAAGCTACCCACTATCGCTTTGCTGGCCAAGAGTTGACAGTGGCCTGTTTGAGAGAGGACAAAATTCTGAACAAATTGTATCTATTTAAAGCTTTAACAACTTATGAAGAATGAACAGCCTTAGTACCCTTTAAATAACCACAGTTTGTTCAGAGAACATAGCCTACAAGCTAAGCTCAGGATGTAACCTATCTATGACTCTCAACAATTTCAAGTGCAACTCCCTTGCCAGGATAACGTCACATAATCAAAACAGGAGTGCTCTTGCCACGAGGCTGACAGGTAATTGAAATTCCCAGCTCTAGAGAGGAACTAGCCAGCAGTTTGCTAAGCATGTGACAGGCTTCTATGAGACCCCGCAGATTTGTCATCTCAGCTGTATACTAAGCATTTTCCCATCCCTGGCTCCAAGACTCTGAGAAATGGAATATATACTTCATCAGCAAGATGATTTTGAAACACAGCAGCGAGACACTACTCATTACACACTCCTTGCTACCTAAAGAGCTATCATAGGGGTGTGCGCATGTAAATAGAGAGTGCTTTAGTCAATTTGGCTTCCCTGCgctgttttttgtttctgttactaCAGCTGTAAAAAAGTCACATCATACTGTGGGAGGCAGAGTCTACGTAGTCACAACATTATATAAGACATTGCAGTCTGATTGGGCATACTATATTTGAGCCTTGTTAGCTTAGCAAGGAAAAGGAGAGATAGTACAATTATTGAAGCTAGCAAAAGGACATGAGCTCCCCCTTTAGCACTCCTATACTAGCTTAACTACATGGAAATATGTGTATCAGGATAATCAGTCAGGCAATGAATTAATGGTTATAATGAAAAAAGCCACGATCTAGGGAATTTCAGAGAGTCAGCTCTTCAGTGGACAAGCTGCAGGGCAGAACAAAGCAGAACAGCTTACAGACATCTGTCATAGCTGATGTGAAAACTACTGTCAGTTAGGACTGACCAAGGAGGATCATAGATCCAAATGAAAAACGCAGGTCAATTTTCCCAACGGCAGCCAGCATTTGGATATTATATTTAAGAGTTATGCTTAAGCAATTGATTTTATGCTACCAGAAGTTCAGAGGAACAGATCCATATTCCTGGAAGACCTAGGAGCAACTTAATATGCTGTATCAGCTTTGCTATAGGCTGGACAAGAACTCCCATTCAGAATTGCACAGAACTCAAGAACTGGAAATTTATTCTTCATCCCTTTAGAAGGGGAATCCATAAAATATTGTCATAAAAACATAGTATCTGTTACTCTCAAACAAGATTTTGCAAGCATGCCATTGCATGGGTATTTGAGTTTTTACAGTTTCTCTTCAAAAAAATGCTACTTACATTTAGGAATGTCAGGGGTAACATTTAGACCTGTAACTGCTGCACATAAATATTGTGCTTCTTTAAGTAGATACACTAAAATAAGTGCTACTGCACATTGCAAAGTGATAAAATTATGATAAACTACATAAAAAGTTTGTGGTTTATCTTTCTACGCATTCTAGCAGATCTATACATTCTAGCAGATTCTGCAACTTTTCTCTGGCATAACAACTGGCACTACAGCACAGTCAATACTAACTTCTGACTATACATGCAAAACTAAAGTTCTTGCAACTTACAGCATCACATGTTGGCAACAGAGTGGgggaagaagagagcagaaaggcaaaaaactTACCTGGGCTTCTCTGACAAGCTGAGGAGAATCAGGCAGGCAGAAACCAATGGGTAATCCAACCTTAGCTGGGGTTTTGAATTTGTCTCCTATCTTAAACGGGACATCATCAAGATAACTGAAAGGCCCTACGATCAAAAGCAGAAGTTACATCAGAAACTTGTTTAATGAATTCAATTGAGACTCACATTTCTGTAGGAGCTATTCTATCTGTGCAAACCTAGCTGTCCCAGGTGACTAAATAAAGAGGAAGTTGCTTGATCAGAAACACATTGAATACATTTGGACTTTGTTGCCtcagttttttaatatattttagtCCATAACTACATTTCGACAACCAACCAAATATGGAACAGATCTGCAAGTTAATAACCCCAACATTAGCTTCCCTTGTGACAAGACTATGCCTACACAACCGAAATTAAAGCTCTCCTGAACACTGCATTATGTCATGTCTCTACAACAAGATCATTTTGTGATATTCAAAATAGGCCTAAAAACAACCCAGCTCTAGAGCAGCTAAGAAACTAAAATCTATCCTCTTCCCACAAGTGGGAAATAATGCTTGGTCAAAAGTGGTCACAAGAGCAAAGCAGCCCAAAGCCTGGAAGCACCACTTTAATCAAAACGCAGTGAAACAGCTTTGGACTATTTAACTTGGCAATTcagatttctgaaggaaaaaaaaaaatctatcttaaCCAGCTATCTTGTTTGTGACCGCTCCGATGAGCGGCCAGAGACTTACTTCATGGTCTTCTATCTGTCCTTTGTATCTACCACTTCCATGTGGTATATTATGAAGTGTTCTAAGACAGAAACTATTTCTTCAGACATCCTGCAACCTCACAAGGCAGACTCACCAAGAATTTAAGTACCTCCAATAAGCCAGGCTATAGGCTTGTTTTCCCCTGAGCATCTacaaaaaagcattagaaagcCCTCCATACAAATACCCCTCTGTTTCGAGTTTAACTCGAAAGGGTCTCTTGGGTCACCGGTCAAAGCTTTCACAATTACAGTCAAGCTTTTGATTGTGTACACAACAGTTTGAAGTGTTCTTCAAGTACTTGCTTGCTACTTTGCTTTCAGTGTTACAGATCCAACAAGACATCAGTGGCAACGTCTTAGATGTTGTTCAGTGAGTAACCTCTTGCTCAGTGAGCTGTGATTGTCATTTTTATCTGACCCATTTTCATACTTAGACAACAGTTTAAGTACTAGCTGTGTTCTTTTACTGTTGACTCATCTACAATAACACAGCCACAAGCTCTAAGAGGAAGAACAGCTTTCAAAAACAGGAACATCTTATTAGTTTGGAGTTACACTCACACATTGTCATCAGTTGAGCTCATTGGCAACCAGCACCACTACTGCAACACAACATCCAACAAACTGTATTTGAGCTGGCAATTTAAGAGTACTTGGATAATTTCAAGGTGTATACTTATGCAGAAATAGTGAATGCGTCAACCTTTGCACTGGCACATCACAGATGACCAGATCTGACTGCTTTGAGGAGTCCAGCTTGACTGCTGTTCCTGTACCCTGCTTAGTCCCACTGACAGTAGCCCTGATGTAACCAGGACTGTCAAAGGACATGAGTGAAACAGGATCACCTCTCCCCACCAGTTTCAAAAGACAGCCTAAAGGGCTCAGTAAACAAAAATACTAGACCTACTGATATGAGGAGGAAAGTGGTACCACCTCCCCTTACACAGCTTTCTTGTTTGCCTGAGGTAGACACTAACCACAGAGGGTACGTGCACACACTGTGGTATTTACATACCAACACCGAGTTTGTTTTGgtacagtaaaaaagaaaaagcacagaacatCTGGACTAGATGGGCTGAAATGATAGCTGTCAGTTTAACCTCAGCACATAGACTAAGGAAGAGACTTCAGTTTCTTCCCAGGAAAATGATTTTCTGATAATGACTACTACTATAACCTTGTCTCAAAGATAAGTCTGCTACAAAAGCAGCAAGCACATTTTAAGAGACAGACCAAGTGTCTCAGGGCATTAGACGgtaaaaagctttcctgaagtgaGTAACGCTGATGCACATAGTATCCAGTTCCAGCCTAACCAGAAAAGTACTAGTCTagttaaaattaaaatctgatcCAGAAAGCAAtgaatctattttttctttttgtagaaggATAACCTTTCTGCTTGCATAAATCTGTTGGGGAAGGGCACAAGTTTTGCTTTATTGCTTGAGAATTTGCTGTTTAAACAAAACCTACATATAAAGTATCATGCAAACCAGTGTTTTAATGGTCTCTTGTTCAAATGAAGCAATTACAGCTCAAAAAACCCTCTGCTATTTAATACGGCTATTAGCTACTTCATCTTTTTATGGACCTAAAAGCATATTGCGGAAGTTCTGAGAATAGCCCTAGCAAAACTGTACTTGTCAAACTGATCTATGATACCATGCAGTGTATGATATTCCTGGCCCAAGGAACTACTAGGAGAGATTAAATCTCTCTCCACTTTAGCATAATGCAGTAATCACTAGTCAACTAGTAGAAATGTTCTCCAGTTTGACAGCGTGATGAAAATAGTTCAGATAAAGACGGTTACCAATTAATACCTGGTAACAGTTCGAAACCAAGAAGTAGTTAATTTTTGTTGTCAGACTTAAAAATAAACCTCAAGCAACTTCCAGAAATTGGGATCAAACTGCGTTCAAACTGTATAGCGATAGTGACAATACAGCAGCAATATTGCACTGCACTTGATGAGTGCACTTTGCACACCACATGAAAGCTGCATTTCTAGATGCCACTAATTATTAGAACTGAAGCTTGAACTTCCTATTATTCAAGTGACAGGACAGCACTTGAAGCTACCTGCTTAGGGAAAGTTATAGACATATGCTAAGATCACCCTTCAAGACAGAACGGGgtttccttcctctccagccGTAGCTCCCATTTGCAGCTCAACAGCAACCCTCTAAACTCCAATAAGTAGCTCAACAGTAAGTATAAGAAATATGTTAACTATGTGGACCCACTTCCATGAGCCTGTCAGGGACACTGAGCTAAAGCTACATACTTTAAGCTGAAATTCAGTTAGTGGGATCGATTCTTACAGATCCTGAAGGCGACTGAAAAAATTGCCCTGCTCATTTCTAAAGACATAATAAGCCAAGGAAGTTGCTTCACTACTCCTAACAAACAGTACCGCTAGTGATAGCGCTGCTGATATCATTAGGAACAGAGGGTACACAGCAGGGTAGTTCCAGTTAACCACTGAGGTTACAGCATCATTTCTTTTCATCTTGTTATTTTGATGTCGGGGGCATGTTCCACCACACTGTACTGTTTTAAGAAACATTTAAGGCAGGTTGATTTCTAGCTCTGAGCAGTGTCCTTGCTAGCCTGCTTTAGGAAGCAGAAGAGATAAGCACAAACAGACTCCAAGTCCAGCAATTTAGAGccttcctagtgaccattcataCACACAAGAGAACAACCGCTTAACAGTTGGCAGCCACCTAATGAGTTGTTCTTGCCGCAGCACTACTGGTCCAGAACAATGAAGGAAGCCATCTAAAAATCGAGTTTTCATAGGccatttttattaattcttgGCCATGCAGCTAAACTAGCCATTTCTTACTCTATGTAGCTCAACTTTACACTTGCAAGATTGAATTAAAGAAGCCTAGAACAGCAAAGCCCAGGGTAAAGGGAATGCCTTGGGATCCTCTTATCTGAAAGATAATTCAGAAAGATCAAGTCTGAGTTTCTAAAAGCAGAAATTCCtgtagcattaacaatcacatcgGAATTTCACAGGAACCTACCAACACAGCCTTAAACGATAACTGATTTGAAGAGGCTGCATTACATATGTGCAATAAGTAACTTCAGTGTTCCACAGAAATATTAGCCCTCCCAAATTTATACCCATTTTCTAAAAGATAAGCATACACAAGCACGTAATTCTTAATTCTTATGGCAAGAGTCATCTGCAGAAAGCTACACATCTCAAATGCTTGAAGAATCAAAACCTTAAAGAAATTCCTTTCTTCACCCACCTAACCATAAGCTGAAACAGATCTAGTCCAAACTTGGGAACAAATTCACTGCTAAGCAAAAAGCAAGCATGACTCAGTGATATAataaaagctttgcttttaatcCAGCTTCTCACTTGACTTCCATAGAAAGGAATTGTAAGTCTCATGTCTGCCTCAATAAACATCAGATCAGTATCACAGTTGCAGTTCAGCTTTGATTTTGGAGGGGAGAAGATATTATTTTGCCATAAGTGGGGAAACACAGCCACAGGCTATAGTTCAGTTGAACTAGAGGATGGCTGCAGCATCAGCACTGCAAGCAACTATGAAAAAAGGAAACCAAGGCAGTTCAGCCTCCGAGTGGTTTGCTAGGAATGGACAGATTAGTCTCTATGTACCCTCTAGCCCTGGGACATTAGTGAAAAGCAATATAATATTAAGGTTCatccttttgaaaagaaaaagaataccaAGTTTCACTTACCATGAGAGTCGGATCCCAATTTCTTAGAAGCCATTTAGaacctgaaaaacattttaaaacagctttaacaACTTTTTGCACGCAGCACAGCATAACTCTGCAGTTCTGCAGTCTTAGCTCTAGATTATGGGACATGCTTCAGACGCTTGCTCTACTTATCCTGTTCCTAAGTTAGATAAGCAAATCTATTTTACAGCTCCAATAAATGACTGAGAAGATAAATAACTTGGTTCAGGGCCTGACAATCTAAAAGACAAAAACCAAGAACCACCAAGGGTGGTTAGGAAAGCGCAGAGGGAGTTCTAGATCTCTGAGCTTACTAAGTCCATTCTTTCCAAGCCCCAATTAAGCACCTTCTGCCTTCCCTGGAATTAAGAAAAGCCCTTCCTACTGGAAATACCACACTGATCCTCTTCAGTTTAATCTGTCTTGATCTAAAAGATATAACATGATACTGGGTTTGCACAGTCAGTTAGTCAGTACTGTACTTGTCTAGACACACTGGACAATACATGGATTGGTACCATTTAAGAAGAACTTAACCAAAGAGCTGAAGTTTCTTGGTACACACAAGTGAAAACAACGCCAACAAGAGTTAACATCCATTGCCTGTGAAATTTTACCAATAACTTCTTCAGTCTGAGAACTCAAAGTAAATACTACATATCTAAGATGTTAAGTATGTGAATGAGTGCCTATGTAGCTGTATAAACACAGCAGGCCTGTCCTGAGGAAACAGCTTTGTAGAATTAGCCATAGTGTTTTAGCTGACTGATCAGCTAATGCCCTGCTCCAGGATGCTTGCGGTATGTTCAGTAGTGTAATTGCTTCTTTTGCGGTGCATCGCAAGATCTCCTTCTTAAGACACCACAgcataattatttaaataatcaaaTTTATAAGTCCTACTTTGACATTACACATGACCAAGAATCAGAGTtgtcttttatttcagaagtCCTCCAGCTGGTAGACTGAAAGGCCCAGCAGATGTTCTTCAAAAACATGAAATTATCCGGTACCCCCGCACCAGCAGCACACAGGGCTCAAGTCTAATTTGGAGCAGATCTAATATTCACACCCATCATTCCCCAAATGAAGCCTTAATCTTCATCCTCAATGTTTCAATTGAAGATCCAAATGCAAATCTAGTTTTAAAAGGAAGCGTGTCAAAAGGTGGAGATTATACAGACTGTTTTCTAGCTCTGATTCTTCCCATCAGTGGCTGACACATTTGAGGGCAGGAAGAACCAATTTCAAGTATTTTTAGCTAGCACCTTTAGTTGGGCGTATGTCTCTTTCAATATTACATTAGAATCAATAGGTGAGTCAACCGTAATGGCTCATGGGAATTCAGCACACTGCTAAAACCAAAGCTATAAAAGGAAGATTACCCTGGTGAACCAAACTTCCTGAAACACCGCAAACCAACACTAGGCTATTGGGAATGAGTCATGCCAGGCAACTCCACCATTCCTTTATATATAAAGGCCTTGTGCCATTTTGCTCAGTGTTCCTCAGGTTCTCAGCACACCTGATCATCTCAACGTTGGTACTATTTCCAAAAACACAACACTAAGGCAAAGAGCTGGTTTTGGCACTAGCAGGTGATGGCTCCTCAGAAGGGAAGGATACCTTGGAGAGGGGATATAAATTATCATTCTGAAAATGATGTCTTTGAATTTGCATTGTCCTTCATGTTACTGAAATCTGGAGTAAGTTGCTTTTGGTAAATGAGGCAGATAGTGTAAAGTGTATTGGCTACAGGTAGCCATTGCTGCACTAAAAAAAAGTTCCCAGTCAATTTGGTTGCCAAAGTGAGGAAGTTACTTACCTTCCCTTTGCCAAAATTTAAAGAATTTcctaaaaaacagttttcagtctACAGTGGTAACTAGAAGAAGAGTTCAGAGGAGTTTGGGGACATGCCTAGAGGCCCTGCCCCTAGTTTGTCTCTGTCGTAATAGAGACATGCTTGTAACTGCTGTCTCAATCTCCGGTGACGTATGGAGGGCTTGGGGAATCATATAGTCTTCACATACATCACATGTGAACGTGAATCACTGCTGCCTTATTACTGTCACCTTTGATCTCCAGACTTGAGAACAGGATGCTGAAGGGAAAGAGTCTATGGCAATGGTAGTTCAGAGGGGGCAAGAAGTTTGGTCTGCTGccttactgaatattttaaattgatAAAAAACTTGCATTGAAAAAGTTTACATGCAGCAGAGTCCTTCCTGGACTGAGGAAAGGTAATTACTTATTTCTGCAAGCTTTTTTCACAGTCACTACAAGCTCTCTCCTGCAAATTTAGACTTCCTTGGCCCCATTCCCTCTTTCTTCATGCTGGCTAATCCTCTGAAGAGAGAATCAGCATTATAAGCATCCAAAAGTTATAAGCAATTTTAACATCAGCAGCCACTGAAGCAGCCTGACATGAACACGCTGGCAGAAAAGGAAGGGCCCACCT
It contains:
- the LOC135324941 gene encoding ubiquitin-associated protein 1-like, with the protein product MASKKLGSDSHGPFSYLDDVPFKIGDKFKTPAKVGLPIGFCLPDSPQLVREAQYDFSLENKTIAWAEDIKKIQAAQREAERKAKEVIASSKEASEDSNKMGFSEGPCPEAMPPPINPILASLQHNNILTPTPANSSAVKQKVLSPPCPKADFNPADFECEEDPFDKLELKTIDDKEELKNILEIHVGTTGPIVAQLLDSSLPKGGPESVLQDQEVLASIERATLDFKPLHKPNGFITLPQLGNCEKMSLSSKVSLSPITSVSNIKSLSFPKLDSDESDQKSSKLTSTFHSTTCLRNGTFLSSLQTCAQSKASELNGHHMVGLSALNEDSGMETSALSSSSRLPSLAVSTVCTEEESSSQSTATSVHSDYKETEIPVVTHQNFPVSKVPNNTSCTKRTGGPTPELQQALSASERQCVETVVNMGYSPENVLKAMKKKGQNIDQVLDYLFAHGQLCEKGFDPILVEAALEMHQCSEEKTTELLQLMSQFKEMGFELKDIKEVLLLHNNDQHNALEDLMARAGAS